The window TTGATATCATTATTAGTAAATTTCTGAGCCAAACTAAATAATATTACTATCCGAAAATCTATTACACGtttatttatgataaaatattaaaaagtctCTTTTTCAACtaatactttgtttgagaatTTACGCAAACTTCAATTCTCAACCACGCAATGTGgaaagacattaaaaaaactcTATACACAAgtacaattataaaattgtaCAAGTGTCACCATGAAACAACCAAATCGACAAAATTAGGCTCGGGCAAGTTGAGTTGGAAATCTTTTCTCGATCATTCCAAAAtggaataattttgaattgattGAGTTGGTGATAGTTCATAATTCAACCTGACCTAATCTCACTCtttattttcgagtttttttcttaattattttttaaaaaaaattccttatCCATAATACATGtcatattaataactaaaatctcataaaattcagtATTAAGCATTCACAAGTCAAAATACATCAAAATTCAGTATTAAGCATTCACAAGTCAAAATACATCGCTAATGCTAAACATTcttaattattgtaataatcttaaaactaGGATAAGGTTGAGTCGGGttaggttggattggattgtgCACCCTATTTTCGTGTTGGTGGgttgaaccaacccaaaaaactcaaaaaccgAACTGAAGTttcgatttaaaaaaaaatcaatccaaCTTAAaccggaaaaaaaaaactaaccaaACCAATCCTTACAGTTTAAGTTGAATAATCACGGTTACTCGAGTGATCCAATCATGTAAATAACCCAACATTTTCTACAAAgctagtttttctttcattgaaTTTGGAGTCATATAGCTTTTTCTCTCACAAATGTCACAATCTTATCCACAAATGTTACAAAAATGAGTAGACCATGAACCATATGTATATTAACACCAAAAAGGGTTGCCAAACTCTCCTCATTTTCTTAACTCTTTTACACAATTCATTTGTTATCTGTCCAAATCAATGCATATGCTTTTACACATTTTCTCGACTTTATGCTAATAATATGAACATAAAGTCGTGTCGATTGAAGTAAGAAAAATGTGGTTACCATTGCTCCTTTGACGAAGATCCTTTGAACAGagctaagaaaaaaaaaatgctatattggtatattttaaacattttgttcgaaatatatctatatgatTATCTTAATAGAGCAAGTTCGGTAAATAGAGTTTTTTACTTAGGTAGAGGTGTAAAAGCATTACACCTAAAGACCTAAAATCTAAACCTCCATGTTTTTCTTGGGGGAAAAAGATAATATGGATATTGTGAcgtcccatattggttgggaggaaaacaaaccactatttataagggtgtggaaaccttcccctagcagacgcgttttaaagctttgaggggaagcccggaaggaaagcccaaagaggacaatatctgttagtggtggatctaggccgttacaaatggtttcagagccagacaccggacgaggtgccagccttctcgcagttccccgaagggggtagacacgaggcagtgtgccagtaaggacgctgggccccaaaggggggtgaatttgggggcggtcccacatcgattggaggaaggaaagagtgccaacgaggacgctgtgccccgaaggagggtggattgtgatgtcccacattggttggggaggagaacaaaccaccatttataaaggtgtggaaaccttcccttagcagacgcattttaaagccttgaggggaatcccaaaagggaaagctccaagaggacaatatctgctagtggtggatctgggtcgttacagataTGTTTAATCTTCGTAAGAGTCGGTCTGACCTGACGTAaacaactcaactcaaactTAAGCCCAGCAGACCTAAGACactatttgttttcttcctcttaCTGATGTTGGAGGACGTTTAACaagtttgatttaaaaaaCTGGACCTAAACTTACGCCTAACATACCCAAGACACTATTTGTTTTCTCCCTCTAACTGATGCTGTAATACGTTTAACAAGTCCTATcacttgttttcttctcctaTCACTTGTTTTCTTCCTCTAATTGATGTTAGAGTATGTTTAACAAGTCCAGTCTAAAAAGCTAGACTCGAGCTTACGCCTAGCAGGCCTAAGACACTATTTGTTTTCTCCGTAAACTGATGCCGGAGTACGTTTAACAAAACTGCAGCCTTTTCTCCCTACTATGCATTGAGGACAGCCATTTCCAAACCACATCTAACATTGAATTCAAgttctatttataaattcGTCATCCAATTGCATGTTAGATCACAGCATCAGTTTGACAGAGTCTTTAACTCGCAGACACTTCTTAAAGACAAAGGAGTCTTTAAGATTCTGCCCTTCATCATAGTTGCAATCAAAATACATCACAGGACATTATGAGCTACCAATAAGTTTAATCGACTTGAGGATTTTCTACTGTAATCGTAAGATTGTTAGTGAAGAGAGCATTACCTCGACAAGTTCTTGGCCTGCTTGTCCTTCACTTGCTGCTCAACCTGCCTTGTATCAATCAAATCATTGCTACAAATTGGGCAAGAACTTTACTCTTAATGGTGGCTTGAGACCCATTTGTCTGTGTCTGAAAACAGCCATCGTAGAATTCCCCCATATACTCTGATCTTGGCCGTCAAGCTAAAGACCCATTTCGTTTGATGCCTACAACATGAAAGGCATTATTGTTAACCAAACGAATGGATGTCAGAGAAATGAAGGGCCATATAGTTTGTTCGTCCAATACCTGAGATGGGCAACGGCGTTCTTCTTGGAAAGGGTTCTGGTTCCTTGATATCAACTACAACAGCATCGGATGTCAGGAAAGTTTTCGCAACAGAAGCGGCATGCTCCAAGCAACATCTGACGACCTGCCCCAGATAACTAAAATTTAGTGCAACAAGTTGTTGGTTGATGAAAAACCATTCCTTCACTATATTTTCAACCAACCTTTTCCCAATCTATTTCTTTCAAGATcctttaaatactaaatttcatatttcatcAAAGAAATGGATGTTACTCTGCTATGTTTCgatcaaattcttcaaaagTTCAAGAGCTCGGAAGAAAGTTCATAACCTTCGATGGATCCATGATTCCAGCTTTCATTAAATCCTCGTAATGGTCTGTGGCGGCATTATATCCATAATTCATATCATTGTTAATTAGAACCTGCgagatatgaaattatttttccaTGATTGATTAGACACGATATGTGAAGATGAGAAAATTATACAACGCAAATTAGAAGCAAATTCCTCTGTTCACAGCAACCTTATCTATAACCACACTTCCATTAACACCGGCGTTTCTCGCAATTAGTCTTGTAGGATAACTCAAAGCCCTTTTGAAAATTTCGGCACCAATCTGTAAATTGACCAGTGAAATCAATATGAACAATTTAGAGAACCCATCATATTAATTCAGGTAATATTCTAGTTGATAATGCTAATCAAAACTAAGTCTAACTGTGCAGTCATCATATTCAAGCAAACaactttatataatattaagatattagagcagaaaattttgaagtaagCCAAGAGGGATACCATCTGCTCTTCATTTTCCAGGACATTCTTTATAGCATCCACCTTGGTTGACAGCCTTAAAAGACAACAACCACCACCAACGACAACACCCTCTTCAATTGCAGCCTACAATAAACATAAGGTTATCACTGATGATAGGAACTCATATCACAAGGAAAACAAACCAACCAAGCACCTTTGACGCATTCAAGGCATCCTCAATCCTTAACTGTTTATCCTTCAATTCAACTTGAGTTTGTGCTCCTACCTACAATAAAACAAGGTGGCGTAAGTTGCTATTTTCCTATGTTGATATAGGCAATATTTTGAGTTCTTAAATTATACCTGAAGTATAGCAATTCGCCCAGATAGTCTAGCAATTCTCTCATTCAATATCTTCTTTGGAAATTTTTCCTCAGTATTCTGCAGAATAGATGATAGTATGTCTCTTGGTGTAATTCAACTAAACGTCAAAGCAATATACTTCAGCATGAAAATTTGCGTTCTTTTATATTACTTAGAAATGGATCCTGCAATGCAGAAAACCTCGAAATGTAGGATATCTCAGCATAGATAAGGGATGATTCCAGCACCTCCAAAAGCTTTTGAATTTGTAAAACCCTTTTTTGAACTGCTTCCCGAGTAGTCCCATCTGTAACTATTAGTGTGGAATCCTTCGTTATAACAACCTTAGTAGCAGAGCCCAATACCTCGTTGCCGGTCTTTTCTAAAGTCAGTCCACTATCTTCTCTGATCACAGTTGCTACAAACATACAAAAGAGTCAGGAACTTTTGATTACACTTTATAGTAAAATCTTCTGAGAACTAAAAGAGAACTACAAGtaaaattccttttcttttcattattatcatacatATAAGATGTAATTCATGTATTTCATCCCAATGGTATACTTCATTAGATACAGCATCCTTGTAAATTTATGTATTTCATCGTCATTATGGTGAAATGTCCTTCACTGAATTCTCTTGATCTCTGATATATGTTTATGCCGAAATCTCATTGAATTTAGAATATACTGTACCACTCCATAGATGTAGAAATTAGTTGCACTTATTCATGTTAGCGCttaagggaaaaagaaaagaaaacagtgcccttttccttattttttttcctttgggGGGGGGNNNNNNNNNNNNNNNNNNNNNNNNNNNNNNNNNNNNNNNNNNNNNNNNNNNNNNNNNNNNNNNNNNNNNNNNNNNNNNNNNNNNNNNNNNNNNNNNNNNNNNNNNNNNNNNNNNNNNNNNNNNNNNNNNNNNNNNNNNNNNNNNNNNNNNNNNNNNNNNGGGGGGggtcttctctttccttttcggtATATAAATGGTCTCAGAAGATTATGAGAGATGGGCAAAGCACAACAAGGACTCTAAAACTCTTTTTCGAATAATCTTCTACCTCCAGTTAGGGTCGCTATGTCATCTAAGTAGTGACTCTTGCGTTCGCCAAAGGCAGGAGCCTTGACAGCAGCTGCCTTCAGCACACCTCTAAGTTTATTCCTAATTACTGGAGCCAAAGCTGCCTGCTCAATGCCCTCTGCCAAGATCACAATTGGATACTTCTCTTTCACTGCACTGtccaatattttaaacatctcCTTTGGATCTGAGATTTTTTTGTCGACCAACAGTAACTGCAACCAAAAATCCCCATTTTCAAGGATTActcttttataaaaagaaaacatattaCTTAAAGTCTGGTTGCTACCTTGCAATCATGAAATTCTACTATCATCTTCTGTCTATCAGTAACAAAGTACGGAGACAAATATCCAGAATCAAATTGCATCCCTTCAACAATTTGCAGACTGTTATCGACACTCTTCCCCTTTTCAATTTGGACGACTCCTTTCCTTCCAACTTGACGTAAGGCATCTGAAATCATATTTCCCACAGCATAATCATTCCCTGCACTAACTGCAGCAACATGTGCGATCTCATGATCTTCAACCtgcaaatttgaaatatgTAGCAGTTGAAAAAATCACTGACAAAGAGTTATTAGACTACCACTTGCGGCTATTgatattcttttcctttcattcaCTATGAAGCACGTCTCAGGGTTTTGAACCTTCCACACTGAAAGAAGCATAACCATGCTTACCTCtcttgacatcaatttcaGCTCAGAAACTAGTGCATTTGCAGTCTTCTCAATCCCACGTGCAATTTGAACAGGACTCATGCCAGATGAAATAACCTATTAAGTGCATTCTATGATCAGTACTTCAAATTGGCCAGGAAATTAACTGaggggagaaaaaaaaggtattaatattttgttatccTTTCATAATACAAAAGTTAATGAAAAGTTGATGAAAAGTTTCTTAATCAAAAGTTAATGAAAGGTttcttaaaagttaaaatcttAGGTGGACATGGTATTCCATGATCCACATAACAGCAGTTGTTCTAAATGGTTGATATTCATTCATGGGACTCCATAGCTACCTTCATACCCTCAGCAATTAATCCCTGGGCAAGAACGACAGATGTAGTGGAACCATCACCAGCAAGGTCATTTGTTTTTGCACCAGCTTGTCTTACCAATTTCACCCCAACGTTCTCTAAACGGTCTTCCAATTCAATCTAAAGAACATTTTCCAACCAGATAATTATCAAATGTCAAAAAGATAGACGACCTTGATTAAGTACTTgtgtaattatttataagcCAAGACATGCTGAATCAAGTTTTCATAATAGCAATGTATGCAGCTAGAAAATGCATAACATTGCAGGGTGGGATTGTAGTTAATAAAATAGGACACAGTGTTGCTGTAAAATGAATTCCAAAAGTAAGGCAAGAAAA is drawn from Cucurbita pepo subsp. pepo cultivar mu-cu-16 chromosome LG09, ASM280686v2, whole genome shotgun sequence and contains these coding sequences:
- the LOC111801417 gene encoding chaperonin 60 subunit beta 4, chloroplastic-like yields the protein MASSPTPISPLSFPNRRSKPKPNKPPPSLPPPWKPSPKSMPKEIYFNRDGSALKKLQVGVDLVAELVGVTLGPKGRNVVLQSKYGPPKIVNDGETVLKEIELEDRLENVGVKLVRQAGAKTNDLAGDGSTTSVVLAQGLIAEGMKVISSGMSPVQIARGIEKTANALVSELKLMSREVEDHEIAHVAAVSAGNDYAVGNMISDALRQVGRKGVVQIEKGKSVDNSLQIVEGMQFDSGYLSPYFVTDRQKMIVEFHDCKLLLVDKKISDPKEMFKILDSAVKEKYPIVILAEGIEQAALAPVIRNKLRGVLKAAAVKAPAFGERKSHYLDDIATLTGATVIREDSGLTLEKTGNEVLGSATKVVITKDSTLIVTDGTTREAVQKRVLQIQKLLENTEEKFPKKILNERIARLSGRIAILQVGAQTQVELKDKQLRIEDALNASKAAIEEGVVVGGGCCLLRLSTKVDAIKNVLENEEQMIGAEIFKRALSYPTRLIARNAGVNGSVVIDKVLINNDMNYGYNAATDHYEDLMKAGIMDPSKVVRCCLEHAASVAKTFLTSDAVVVDIKEPEPFPRRTPLPISGIKRNGSLA